The following is a genomic window from Aquamicrobium lusatiense.
ATGGCGGGGTCGACCAGGAGGACGACGCTGCTGTGCTGCCGGCCTTCCTCGCCGGCGACGACGATGACGCGGCCGCCGACGATCCGGTGGCCCTCGCAGCCGCCGAGTGACAGCCCCCGCGCGGGGTGGCTTCGGTCGCCCCGCCTTCCATCCCTTCCACCTCAAGGCCCGGCATTCCGCCGGGCCGTTTTCGTTTCAGGAGACCAGAACCATGTCCGCATCCCTCATCTTCGACATCGCGCCGCTCGGCTCGCTCGTCGCCTATAGCGACGGCCAGCCCAAGCCGCCCGCGCGCTTCACCAAAAAGCTGGCTGCGTGGAAATCCCGCAATGGCGTCGGCCGTCTCGTGCGCAAGGAACCGGGCCGCGAGCGTCCGACCTATACGACCCCGCCGTCCTTCACCCTGCATGAGGGCGATTTCGGCGAAGGCGGTATCATCCTGATCACCGTCATGCGCAGCTACGGCATCGACAGCGATCTGAGCTTCCGGGTGATCGAGCGCCCCAAGATCGGTCAGGTCCGCGTCCTGCAAGACGTCGGCGAGAATGTCGAGATGCTGCACCTCGCCGAGGATCGCGAGGCGGCCGAACTCTGGCTGGCCAGCAAAGGATACAGCCGCGCCCGTCTGGAGGAGATCACCGCCGATGAGGTGAGCGCCGCCGCGATCGAGGGTCGTGCCGCCGCGTGACGCCTGCTTTCGACATCCATCTGGCCCGCCGTCGCAGGACGGCGGGCCGTTTTGTTTCAGGAGACAATGACCATGCTGTCCATTTCCGATCACACCCGCTGCCGCCCCGTTCCGCAAACCGTCCATGTCGCTATCTATGAGCATCGTCATGGCACGGATGTTCGTGTCTTCCTCGACGCGGCCCAAGCCCAGGCATGGCGCACCCGCATCGCCAGAGAATGGTGGCACCACGAGTTCGATGACGATCCACCGCCCGAGGATGAGATCGGCGCGGAATATTTCGAGCGGATGCTGGAGCGCGACGAGTTCTTCTCGACAATGACCTGTGAGATCGAGGGCAGCCGTCACGAGCCCACCGATCCGGCAAGCCCCGTTCCGGGCACCGGGCACGGAGGCACGACATGATGACGGTCGATGAGATCTTCGCCGACGATCGCCGCAATCCTCCCTCGGAGCGTTCGCTTCCGTGGGAGGAAACGCAGGGTGGCATCACCGTCGTCGTGGAGCCGAAACCGCATTGGGCCGAGGACATGCGCGCCTTTCGGCTCGATGCCCGTGAATATTGCCGCTACGCCGACTGGCACGCGCATGGCGCCCGAGCACGGTTCTACGGCCATATCGACACCTCCGGCGACGATGTGATGATGAAGGCCCGCGCCATGATCGCGCGCGAAATCGCCGATGGGCTTTGGGAGATGTGAGAGGCAGAGGACGGAAGGGATTGGGCGAGGTCCGGACAGGTGGAGAGAGCGGCATCCGGCCTCACTGTCCCCTTCCGCTCTCAGGAGACCTCGACCATGACAATGCCCACAACCGATCATCATACCGCGTCGATCGTGCCCGAGGATGACCGCGAGCGGTTTCTGCCCTCCCTTTTCGGGCTTCCCCTGCTGATCGTCGCCGAGAACGCCGTCTATAGCTTCATGGAGCGTCTCAGCCCGAGCGACTATGGCGGCGGCTTCTGGAACTTCTACGAATATGCGGGCCAGCCGCTGTTCATGGCGCCGACCTCCCGACCGCGTTTCCGGATCGACAACCAGATCACCGAATATAGTGGCGAGGTTTCGGCCGAGGCCGCCGGGATCATCGCCACGCTCTTTACCTTCTCCCACCTGTCGTTCCGCTATGAGTCCGACCGCCTCGTCGACGGCTATCATCGGCTCTACGACTATTCGACCCGTCACCCCGAGGCGCGGGCGATCTTCGCGGCCATCGACTGACCGCCATACGCGCCCTGCCATGCAGCGGGGCGCGTCTTTTCCCATCGCTCACACCGTCCCGCCCGGCCATCGCGCCGGGCTTCATCGTTTCAGGAGGCCGATATGCCCGACTATACCATCGAAACCATGTATCACCTGCCGGTCTACCGGCGTCGCACCTACCGGGCCGCGACGGTCGCGCAAGCCTGCCGCCTGGCCGTCGAGGACGAAGACTGGGCGGCCGGATCGCTCGATCACGATAGCGCCGAAGAAACCTTTGTCACCGGCATCTGGGACGGTGCGGATGCCGCCTGGTCCGGTTCCGCGCTCCCGGTTCCCGCGCAGTTCGAGGAGACGGTTCAGCGCAAGGCCGGGCATTTCGAGACCCTGCTCGGGCTTCTCAAGATGATGCTTGCCGATGTGCGCGCCGGCCGCGCCTCTTCGGAAGAATGGGTCGAGCGCGCGGAACAGGCCGTGGGGCTTGGCGAGGCGATCCTCGCCGGTGCGCGTGGTCCCGATCCGCAGGGACGGGACGGCGATCCCCGGCCGGATCGTGGCGAGGATGCACAAGAACATCTGTCACTCGCCGCTACGGCCGCCGAGCGCGATGCCGTTCTCACCGGCCTCCGGCTGTTGCAGCGGGCCATCGAGACCGACAGTCTCGCGCCATTGCTTCGGGACATCCTCACCAATGGCGGCGCGCATCCCGGACTCGATCCAGACGCGATCGACACATTATGCGAGCGGCTCAACATCCAGGGCGGTCACCAGGACCGTCACTAGCC
Proteins encoded in this region:
- a CDS encoding antirestriction protein codes for the protein MTMPTTDHHTASIVPEDDRERFLPSLFGLPLLIVAENAVYSFMERLSPSDYGGGFWNFYEYAGQPLFMAPTSRPRFRIDNQITEYSGEVSAEAAGIIATLFTFSHLSFRYESDRLVDGYHRLYDYSTRHPEARAIFAAID